The following nucleotide sequence is from Ornithodoros turicata isolate Travis chromosome 2, ASM3712646v1, whole genome shotgun sequence.
TTACTTTTACTGAGATTCAGATGAAAAATCAAAGAAAATGCACCGCCTCGCATGTCAAGTTATTAATTCGTGTTGTTCACATATCAACAAAACGATTACGTGCGCTATGTATGTGATTTGGTCTACCTATCACAGTGTAGAACGGGGAATCAAATAATTCGTAAACGGGCTCCATCTAAGGGCAAACATAACACGTAGAGCCTCCTGGCGCATAAGGGACATAGGCTCGGAACGTTGATAAATGTTGCACTGCGGTATTTCCACGTGGTTGAAGTTGGTATGCCAGCATTCTCAAATTTGTCTGTAGCATGCACGTTCCAGTGACAACCATGGCGCGTTTATATGAAGGCGAAAGTCTGATTTCAGGACATGGAAGATAGAATAAAATGCTCCGTTCAACGAACCATAAATCGATATCTCCGAGAAAACAAGAGTTAACTTTTGTTTTCTCGGAGATATTGATTTATGGTTTGTTGAACGGAGCATTCTTTGTGCTGTCGCAGCATTATTTCGTCCGTGTGCCTACCAAGAATTGCGGGACACctactcttaaagttggcttaacCTGCGAACTGCAATGCCCTCCATTGAAACTATGTGAGTaagtgagtgaaaaagaaaaaaaaaatgggagaaAACTGACACCACAAACGTGGATTCCGTCTGCTTTGTATAGAATATCCATTAGCTCTGAGGGTTTGAAAAAGTGTCCACATCACGGCATGACGGCGGAACGCATTCGATTGTCTAAAAGTAAGCTGAAGACCGTcacgttcttcttttttctttgtttgatGACAGACTTATTTTCGCCATGTTGGCTTCTTGGCAGAATACATTTGCATGTTTTAGTCCTTTAATTGCGTAAAAACCAAGGCTTTTCCAAGAGGTGTTCACACTGGACATGAAAGACTGACCTGTGTTCCGCGCTTCGAAGATTTATGCGGCCCCCTATTCCCGCTAGCAACagtccaatagacctctacctgtttgtaaacaaatgacgtcataatgttcgacagctccacgagtttggtagagttgaactacgttcaatgctactggcgaacaaggtcgcgcccgaaagccatggtcttgagggaattacgatggtctctgaaaaggacgcgaccttcggtcccacttttctttcaataggaggcagcgaacaattgcccattcgtggaacccagctctccccttccgatctgttttggtttcggtgtgtcaaccaacgtcatgatgacgtttctcgggtagaggtttatttttgACGAATGAACTGAAAGGGATTATAGCATTCATCCCCGTCGATTACAAAGCTATAGCGCCGCTTTACTCTTCGTTGATCACCGACAGTAACGACGAAATCAGACGCGAGTTTATAGAGTAGTttttgtgcaatttgatgtaattcACAGCAAGCCAGACTCACGGCCAGATGTTCAGAGTATGCTGgagaccaatcagggagcgcccTTGGGCGACCGGTGGGAGGACGCGCGTTAGCAGGTCACGGAGAGTCTGCGATCGTGTCATGGATTGTCACTACTGGGCTAGCGCCAGATGTGTTTGTACAGTCAGTGATAAGACTTGCCGAGAGAAGGACAGTCGTTGTACAGTGACGTTTATTCTACAGTGTCTCTGCTGTGGTACGAATGACTTAGcacagcgtttcccaaacttctcgTTGTGTCGGACCCCAAAGACCACTGAGAATCCATTCGGATGCCCCCGTTAAGTACTATTCATGTTGACATAAATAATggacaaagaaaaggaaaaataaacaaacaaacaaggcacAGCCGTGCCTTCTTTAGTATCATATGTCGTCAACGATGAATATCGTCCCCCACAGAGACAGACctcggtaaaaaaaaaactcatgagCGCGGTATCTCACGATACGGACAATCACGTTCGCCGATCGTATCGAGTGTGTCAGTACCACTCGTTTGTCGTTTCACACAGCATGACAGCACGTATGCAATCATCTGCTATTACGTTGACAATACAACGCGATTATTGTGATCGCGCTCACGCTGCAGCGAGATATCGTGGACTTGCTTAGTGCACTCATGCTGGGACGTCCCACAGCGGTACTAACGGGAACCATTGTAGGGCTCCGAACGAAATCGTTCCGTTCAACGCCATCATCGTGTGAGTCCGCACTCATCTTGTCGCGAGGTCGCTATTTTTTCTACATCGGTCTGACGTTGATGCTGTGGAAATCTCTCATTCCCACTTTCGGGGTGTCCGCCCGTCCGCTCCCGGCGATGAAATCAGCACAACAAAATGCaataacaaacaaataacaaagGTTTATTTCCTACCAGACATGCGTCCGTCACCGTCCTCACCGCACCGCCGACAGGGAAGAGCCCATTCCCCAGTCACCTCTGGCTTTTAAGGATGTCAACCACGCCCCCTCGAGCGTACCGAGTGCAAACCGTTATCGCGCGCTTGCGATAACATGTGCCTATGGCACAACACGTGCTCAAAACAGTGCGGAGTCATATCACTCCACATTCCCCCATCCCAAAACAAGACATAGAGTCTGCTAAACAAACGAAGGGGGGCCAAAGTTAATCAAAGTTTTTTAGAAGTCATCGAGCATATCCAGGACGACGTCATCCATCTGGCGGGGGAGAACACCCTGCTCTCTTAGCAGGTCTGGCCGGAGTCTTCGCAATACGTCCACTGCAGTTGCCACATCGGAGGCTGTAGACCTGAGAGATCTTTCTGCTTCAGTCTTCTCTCGATGGAGTGAACCCCTCCGGTGTGCGCTACGATGTATCTCTGGTACACCACAAGCCGGGCAAAGAATCTGGCGCTCTTCCTCCGTCAGAGGGAGGGGTGGATCCGTTGGATGACGTTCCTCGAGGGTTAATGCTCGAAAGGGCAGCGGGACTTCTTCAGACCGAGCACCTCTCAGCGGTCGAGGTTGAGCGGCCCATTTCGACCGAGAAAGCCAGGAGACGGGTCGGTGGTCAGCTACTACCGTCCAAGTGGCGACAGAATGAGTGCGGACACTCTGGCGGGCAGATCTGGAATCAGATGATGTACTGGGGCGCTGCTGCCCCCCTCCTCGGGTCCTCATCTTGCGGCGTTGAGTCTGGTctaaaataattgaaaaaatgCGTACACAGTCAGGAGAACACTCCCAGCCGACGAGGTCGTAAGGCCTTGTGCAATACACAATGCAGATTGCCGTGAATACAAAGCTCCCACGTGAAGAGGATATGCTATGCCAAACCAGGAGCACCAGGGGCTAGTTACCGGAAAAGTGACCGCTACATGCGTCGCCTACGAGAACGCAGACTGTAGCGGGTAGAAGCTGGTCCGGAATCGGAGTCCTGCTCTAGGCCCTAGAGGGGAGACTGGAATTACCGCCTGCACTCTACTGATGGTGACAGTCACTTCTGCCTGTCTCGTCCTTGCAAGGGCAACTGACAGGTGTTGGAGGTGTTCCTGAAAAATTCTGGAAAACACTAGGACATCACCCATGTAcgccattgcgaaattgtacttcgcatctccccaTACGGTATGcattagccgttggaaactggcgggagagttagacagaccgagcggcatccgtacaaactcaaacccctatgacaggtaaatgcTGTCTTCGGGACATCCCCCGGGGAACTTGGTTTTGCGAAAACCCTTTACTACAATCAAATGTTGAAAACACAGTAGCATTGCCCAGGAAATATaagacctttgaactgcaccagtttggagcatttcgtctAGAGCATCTGATAAGGCACGCTTATgaacactcaatggtctcggaatacaccgccagggcctagcgttaccgatgtctatgctatgctgtaacacagacgacttacccggtGTCTCCGTAAAAACAGTGGGCGATAAGCGAGAGCATAGCCCCCGCGttgataagggcgatgtaatctctacaaattcgaacggcgatgttAGGTTCCCTGTCCTCGATGTTATCTCGGACGGAAAGAGCAAAAGGAGCTAAAGCGTTTCCTATCatcttgctgcttgcaaagccaGCTTCGGAATTATCAGGGTCACGGATCGTAACATTGTAaccgttcgttcgctctttcggcagACAGCCGATGACAGTCAGCGAACATTCCGGACTAGGGGAAAATGTCCCTACGCCGTCGTGTCGCGCAGCTTGTAAAGCCGCCGCTATAAGGGAGTCCCGATCGCGTATAGCGCTCGTTCTCAAGGTCCTGCAGGCACCTTTACTGAGTATGCCACTGATCCCGGCCCTGCGGGCACCGAGTTACTTTTAGCTGGCTCCTCGTCGGACCAAGGTCACGGATGTGCAGGATCGCGGGGCTTGCTACGTGTAGCGTACCGCGTAGCGGCGTACGGTCCGCAGGGTGGCTCTGTCCGTGGCTGAAGTGCGGATTGGACGGATGGAACTTCTGCAATTAGGCTTAGACGAAACATCACAAAACTTATACAATGACCGAACAGAGGATACGGCAAAGGATAAAACCACGGTGCTCCCTAACGCTAATGCTATCCTAAGCAATACCAGCGCCAGGGCCGCACATCCTGCACCCCGCCGGGCGAACGAGCGTTgcccccacgttgggcgccactTGTGGAAATCTCTCATTTCCACTCTCGGGGTGTCCGCCCGTCCGCTCCCGGCGAGGAAAGCAGCACAACAAAATGCAATAACAAACAAAGAACAAAGGTTTATTTCCTACCAGACATGCATCCGTCACCGCCCTCACCGCACCGCCGACAGAGAAGAGCCCATTCCCCAGTCACCTCTGGCTTTTAAGGATGTCTACCACGCTCCCTCGAGCGTACCGAGTGCAAACCGTTATCGCGCGCTTGCGATAACATGTGCCTACGGCACAACACGTGCTCAAAACAGTGCGGAGTCATATCACCCCACAATGCTCAAAGTGCTATTCCACATTGTCACTTGCTTTCGGGGCGTTTTGCATAGGGACATTTTAATTTCTATTTTTGCCTGTGAGAGTTAAGAGTAAATGCTGTAAATGTGCAGTACATAAATGGGTACCTGTGCGTCTATGTTGCAACCGCGCCTGCCACTTACTCACTGTTATGCAAAACAAGTTTTTGAGAAGGTGACTTTGGGCTGGCACTCGTGCGTATGCGCACTAATTTGACCAAATCGCTCAGATCACCCGTCTATTGAGTATTATTAGTTGCTGCGTGAGTACTTCGCCTACCACCCATCGCTGGCCTTTGATTGCCATATTTGAAATTGGAAGACAGACGATGGGAAGTGTCGCAGGAATGTCCTATGTACACTTCGAACGCTCTATCTAGCCGTCCCAATCTTCAACtttcacgtttgtttgtttgttttgctacAAACGTAGCTAGAAACCTACAGGTTAAAGGCGGCCTAGCTACCTGACACGGTCTGAGCCCCGTAGCACTGCAAtgtagcgatcgttatcgttatatttaaagttcgcgcgcttcAAACCCGGTGTTTAGGCTCGCGCAGGGGCTCGTGGCAAATCCCTGCGCGTTGTGAggtaacgacaagttgaagatcgggcgtGCTTCGTTAtcaaaaaggagtaattttaacTTGTGGTCTGTGACAGGCGACTTATTTTATTCGGGATGATTTCATTTGTTATGTTCATTGTAGTTCAACACGAAGCCAATGGAATTaaaattgattgattttttGCGCTCATTCCGGTGATCAACGGTGTATAAATCATTTGCATCGACCGCGGTCTACGTTTATTTGTGTTTTTCATTGATTAGCGAGAACCATAAGCCACTGAAGCTAACTAGGCGGCAAAGAGATATGTAATTGCTCAACACTGCTTTCGTCCTTTCGAGTACACGCTAGAGAGTTTTGCATTAAGCGCAAAATTTTAATGTGCTCTTCGCTCTCACACTGCGTATGATGGCAGCTATAACTGACATCACGCATTAAGGCTTAAAAAAAGGGGGCGTATTTATTGTGTTCCCAATCCGTTTATCGAAATTCGAAACCGTAACCGTATATGATTCATCCTCCatcaaatacagggtgttccacgaaAATCCCCTTGCTGAGTAATTCGTGAACAAGTGGCACCATCGAAGCAATTccttttggtaaagatccttgggacatcggccatggactgagcagtgagcggctcatttgcatgcgctcactaattaaataaacatcatAACTtataaattttacttcgcacgcttacggagcctctgttttacgcaccggtaccttcagcgaaaaatattccaagaagaaaaaacgcatcgacacttaCTTATTTTTctgagtaattaatcggtttcgatTTATAAATTTcatgcgcggagcagtgcagcAATGCGCTCTTTGAATCAGCTATcgggctgtcaatttcgtgttcatccgcctggttcacgcgcgagggtgacggaagattaggaacagccgcaagagacgctttgatATTCCTTCACAACGAGGCTAgtaaacagcgctggcggttctgtcATTCCGTAcgtgagatagcgtgctcttatgatgtatgatgacgaatgcgcctcGAGTGCTGTGAACTAGTGGGGGTACctccttaaaaatgaacttcaccacgtagcacgctcctagcctaccgtcatcccgaattacaacgttctcgcccgatttattggaaacgggaggtggctgttccttatcttccatcacccccgtgtgtcaaccaggcggatgaacacgaaattgacagccggatagcttaTCCAAAGAGACCATTGGTCATATTACTAGTGAGCGCTATAAGACGAGGACTTaagaaggaacacaacacatgcgctaacttccaacacttTAATTAAATTTGTCGTACCAGATGCTTAAACGCTCCTCGCCACCTGCCGGTTCTTTCTACTTTTATACGTGTCGAGGTACGTCGGCTCCCTGTCAGATAAAGCATTGGAAGGAACACTGACACAGGCCTGACCCAAATCCTTAATTGTTTGGGCCTCTATAATCTCTCAAGCTGTTCTATCTTGATTCCTTCCGATGATTACACATTGGGTTACCACAGGCTCACACCCACACACCCTGCAGTGTTCCGCTAGCCACCCACCCCTCTAGTTCTTGAAGTTTAGCCAATGCTCCCACTGTCGGTCGTTCACACAGCGCCCTGTTTGTCCCACGTATAACTTTCCGCACGAAAGTGGAATCTTGTAGACAATGTTCTGCCTGCATTCCACGTATGGATTCCTGTGTTGCTTTTGCACCCCTTCGATTCTCGATCTACGCCGTTGAGCAGCCGACAAAGTTTCGACTCGGACGTCGGCGCGACCAGCAATTTTCTTTAGTTTATGGGATACTGTATGGATATGGGGAATAACTGCGGTTCTTGCTGTTCTATCCTCCAACTCCGGATCCGATTGTCTCCGACTTAAAGTCTTTCTGAGCAGGGACTCGGCAACCGTCGTGAGCAAGGTCGTTGGATACCCCGGCTTTTCTAGCCTGATGGCTTGTTGGTGTATGCTATGACTCATGGAATGGGGGCATGATTTGTTGGTTGCGTTCTGAAAACACGTATTAACTATGCCCCACTTCACCAACTTGGAAGCCTTGAGACCGCTTGACCGCACCTACAGGAAGCCTTGAGAACGCTTGAAACCACCCAAGAGAGGATGACCAATGGCAGCATTAAGTTCCTGGATCTAAGTCTGACGTTCACCGAAGAACACGCCTGTTGGATGTACCTGCCCAGAGGTAACAAACCTCTCCTGCCTTTTTCGTCAGCCCATTCGAAGTTGGTGAAGAGGGGCATAGTTAATACGTGTTTTCAGAATGCAATCAACTGGTACGACGAATTTCATTAaagtgttggaagttagcgcatgtgttgtgttccttgttaaaggacgacggaaacgaaaataggctgcaaagctatttgcctcatattgcgatgtgtaccaaagcaatccggaattcgacttagatttgcctatattagttgaaacgccgccacaatcgcgatataaaattcggccgtggagcaatctgagcccctggtgagcgtcgccgcgccgccgtagcagaccacagaagtgacgcacgttggctctcctgttggagttcctgactttcatttcgcttcatttcatttggtgtttcggcgtacgtctaattcctgctacggggaaagaacggagacgaagaagcatgtacgaacccatctctcataggatatattgtcttcagacttccacgagatctccgaatcaaacatcttcaggcgttattcagaattcgccgtgtttgtgccggCAAGCCGCACAcggagcgcgagagatatttgacgtcacgcgctcctcagattttcccgcaatgcttggcgcgctccatgggcgatcgtgtcgggtgggcggcccagcgctctcgtaatcgtcagaaatatggccatccgcacagcgtacttgcaaaatactagtggcaccataattttacataatatttacaccttgttcggtcccctttttgcaatggacaaatttcgtttccgttgtcctttaagtATTCGTGTTATAGCGCTCAGCAGCAATATGGTGTCATACCAACAGGCCCAGATTTCGTCAGTCTTAgagcattggtgcactgctccgcgcaagaaatatgtaaaccgaaaccgattaattactcagaaaaaacaacaacaacaactttattttcggccttggagagtggggagtttcatcgcaacaggcgatactctaccccagtgcttggtggaatggggggaataaaataacgagcccctttacaataacgatcgaagtccgatggtgtccagaaatgtcagaagagctttgagcgcagagcgttgctgggctggattgggccagggaccaagcaatttcggtagggagaaagggcgagagtccagctgacgaagagactcggagagtgtgattcgggaaggttcgtagtgagggcaatgaagaagaatgtgctccagatcctcaagagcaccacagtggcaacaggtgggagaatcaatttgtctcaagcggtaacgccactgagctgtaaaggccacatcgaggcgcatgcggtggattaatgcagcatcctgacgagatgtgtttcgtggcatgcggaaagcgagcatgggatccactctgttcaacatagaggggggaagaatgtcggttgtccgttggcgggaagccaggggtgtcactagacgtcgcagaattgaacggcggtctcctctgagcagaacaatacgggtccggttccgagacgagagtgctgcttctgcggcgctgtcggcctgctcgttccccacgacaccacaatgggctggaacccactggagaacgagcctgtggcctgcggcgtagatagtgtggtaagccattaacacgtcggtgactaggggtgcagATGGGCCTCGTAGGCCGGaggtttcaattgcttgaagtgcagatttggagtctgtaaagactgcccattcccgtggtggaaaatcagcgatgtgttgtagaaagaaaaggatgacatagagttccgcagctgtggaggaggttggatgtgaaaggcgtcttccgtgcacgacgccttcggatggaatgacgaaggctgaggcggacttgttgtttcgggatgcgccatcagtatatgctgccgtaaacgaaTTAATTAATCGAAAAATCACCAAGTGTGTAtgcgttttttctttttaatatctttcgctgaaggtcccgatgcgcaAAACAGATGTTCCGTAAGAacgcgaagtaaaatttaaaagttcgggtgtttgtttaattagtgagcgtacgCAAATGAGTTGCTCACTACTCAGtacatggccgatgtcccaaggatatttctcaaacagaaattccttcgatagcgccacctgttcacgaactattcagccgggggattttcgtgaaacattCGGCATACGCATTATGAAAAGATGGGTTCAGTCAAACGCCGCCCCTGCATGACATTCAGTCTCGATCAAGGTCGCTACAAACAAGTTTTGTTATCAGGTAACTCGGCTGTACACATCTGTGTGTGATACTTCACATTATCTCGTCAGTGCACTAATATATGGCGTAACCGATATTGCATGTGTTGTTGGGTCTTGATTTCGTGACCGTGAAAGCGCGATACGTCATAGTAACCCGTGTAAGACCCGCATGACGGCGTTGTTGTCGATCATCGCCCGCTTTTATCGTCTCCATTCGTCCGGCAATATTAAGCTGCTCAAAATATTGTAATCGCGGATGCGAGATACAGGGCGCGAtatcgaccttcacgtgagttcaaAGTGAGTGTGAGGGCGGTGCGCCTTATCAGATAATTGTGATCATGAGTGATCGTGAGCCAAAATACCGACCTCTGCACAGCGATGACGTGACCAACGCTCGCCAAGACGATCTTCTGGCCGTGTTTGATCGCCGCAGACCCCCACAAACACTCTCGGTAACCCCTGAAAGCCCCCGAACCACACTTTGGGaatcaatgatgatgatgatgatgatgatgatgaattgCTGAATGATGCTGAGGCTATGATTCTTCAGTAGCATTTGCAAGAGTCAACGGAACACCCTGTTCTACCCGACATAGTGATGTCAGAAATCATACTCATAAGCGAAAGTGGGGATATTCACCGTGGTTCTTTTTACCTAGTTGATTGTGGCGCGAAAGAGAAGCAGACGAACTCGGAGACAATCCCCTGCGCCGGTGCTCCCATTCATGTGCCCGATATACATCCTGATGTTACCAGCGGTCTCCTTAGCTGTCAAGTATTTCATCgttctttaaaactcgtttatttaatatataAGTAGTTTTCACAAGAGGATCTTGGCCAGGTAGACTATGAAACGGTGCCAAGCATTATCCTATCCGTCTCATACACAGGTTTTTGGATGCGATAGCCCCTCTAGCGAGATCCAACGCCATAGCGTCAACGTTTTTCATGTGCAGCCCGCTCACGTCTGTACCCTCGTGTGTTTCATTAATGTTTaaacaaaagagaaaagcaCGCTCTACGTGTGCTCTTTCTTCAGTCAGAAGTCCCAGTATCCGTTGCGTATGCGCAGCATTCCGTGCTAACTGTGCATGACACTTTGTGCAATATGGGTATAATGACTAAGTCTAAGACAAATTTACTATTTGCAGACTTTATCCTCCCTTTTGACAACAAGCTTCCCAGAGTTTAAAGTGGTTCCTGGGATTTTCTAAGTAGTCTGTTGTTAACAGATACAACAGAAGATCACGTAGCCACATTCGGTACATTACTTTTGCTGACTAACACACGTCTATGTTATGAAAGTTTCATTAAAATATAGTTTCATGCATCACTTGTAACACGGACTCAGCTACAAACTTCAGTGAGTACCCATGAGATTTCGAATACACCCTCGACTGTGCAGTCCCTACTTCGATTCCCTCGCTGCAGAGTTGCCCCGATATTGGGTGACGCTGGGCTTTTTCAGTCGTATCGACGTTGGCTTAATTAATCGAGCTAAACTATCTGGAGTTCCAACAGCGTTACGTCCTCCACGTTGACGAACTGAAAACTCTTCTCTTGAAACATCCTTTTTTGGCAACATTGAACATCCCAATGATGACATTTTAGCGTACTTTCGCTTTAGAATGTTTTTTTCGATAGCGTCTTCCAGGCTTCTGACATCTGCAGACTGAAGCGTTTCAGACTCTGAATCAGTAATGGCGTTTTCAATCCGTGCTTGAAAGAAAGACGAATCTGAGCCCTCAGATGTTGCGTACGAAGATGAAATGAAGACGGTCGGTGAGATTACACTGCGGAATTCAGGGGTCGGTGATACATCTTCGTACTTCCAGAATGGTGGAATGACAGATAAACTGCATCGCGAGTCAACTGCATTGGATGAAGGCAGTACTGGATCCTGGTTTTCGGTCCAGCTTCCCTCACTGTGAGTTCTGTCGTGGGTAGCCACCTCTATCTCCGCACCACTGTGAATATCCCCAATGCTGGGGTCTGGTTTTCCTATGGTACCAGATGCGCTTGCAGAACGCGGGACATGATATTCTCCGGATGTCCCCTTTCCTTTCAGTGCTGCTCGGGTTGCGGACATCGTGGTCACCCTGGAGGTCTTCCCACGGGACGGAGCAAAGCGAGACAAACGATTATCTGATATGTCACATGTGACAGATTGATTGCATTTGAGGTTGCCTTCTGCACCGCTGTCGCCGAAACTTGAACGAAGACCAGGGAATGCATCCTGATGGGGTGATGCGTTCTCGTGGCCACCAGGAACTGAATGGGATGCGACATCATCTTCGTTTGCACGCACATTGGACTTCCCCTTACGGTACGCCTCCGCTGGCATTCTTCGCAGACGTGGATTGTCGTTCTTATCGAGCGACGTCGGTGCCAATGAAGGCTGCACGTTAACGCATACCAAGTCCTCGCCGTTAAACGATGACTCCAGATCCCGTGTCATTTTGTCATCGTCTATAGGATGATAGAGGTCCTTGATGTGAGCGAATATCATGATAATGCATGCGCACAAAAAGAAGAATACTGACAGAAGGACTTCAGGGTTGATTCCATTTTTCCAGCCCAATGCCAAGATGAGGACAGCGAGTGCTGCTGTGAAAATAATGACGGATAATCCACCGTAATACCTCCACATATCCTTCTCCGTATCTAATAATAAATTTTGACCTTTCATGATGACAGAGCAAAAGCCGTTGGAACGTCTTCTAAAGTCTTTTTCTTCTACGTCTTCTGACTGGTAACGCGGACATACTTTTCATCCTTCTCTTTGTTTTACGTTCCACGTGAAAAACGTTGTAGTTTGCAAAATAATGTGAATACACTTCGATTACACTAAAGCCAAAGATCAACCGGGACCATGTTTGCGTTTCTACATAAACGAAGAGCGGGTCCGACGCACTGAATATCAGATATTCTGGAA
It contains:
- the LOC135383245 gene encoding uncharacterized protein LOC135383245 — translated: MESTLKSFYDDKMTRDLESSFNGEDLVCVNVQPSLAPTSLDKNDNPRLRRMPAEAYRKGKSNVRANEDDVASHSVPGGHENASPHQDAFPGLRSSFGDSGAEGNLKCNQSVTCDISDNRLSRFAPSRGKTSRVTTMSATRAALKGKGTSGEYHVPRSASASGTIGKPDPSIGDIHSGAEIEVATHDRTHSEGSWTENQDPVLPSSNAVDSRCSLSVIPPFWKYEDVSPTPEFRSVISPTVFISSSYATSEGSDSSFFQARIENAITDSESETLQSADVRSLEDAIEKNILKRKYAKMSSLGCSMLPKKDVSREEFSVRQRGGRNAVGTPDSLARLIKPTSIRLKKPSVTQYRGNSAARESK